The Felis catus isolate Fca126 chromosome B2, F.catus_Fca126_mat1.0, whole genome shotgun sequence region TACATGGTCTTATTCTCCCACCGCACAGTGCAGCTGCCTGTGGGGAAGAAGGCACAGCGTCACTCAACTCAGGAAGACGGGGCTCGCTAGTCTGACTTGTCACCTTTCTTCACGGCACACAAATAAAGAAAGCCAGTAAGTCTCTTCTAGGAAATGTGTTAAAGGTGAGTCTAATAATAAGCATGCAttcaaaaaatttgttttgagagagagaggcagaacgcaagcaggggaggggcagagagagagggagacagaatctgaaacaggctccaggctctgagctgtcagcacagagcccaacgtggggctcaaattcatgagccacgagatcatgacctgagccgatgtcagatgcttaactgagtcacccgggcgccaCTAATAAGCATGCATTCAAACACGGGAAATGTCCAAGCACACACTTCACAAAATACTGCACTGAATGATCTAGACCTCAACAGGATCAAGGAGGCGCCTCAAGGccttcagggaaaagaaaagcccACGACAAGCCTTCACAAAACACAGGGAAAACCATACCGTCCGTAGAGCTGTCCCAGAAGCATGAACTTGCCGTGTGTAACCCTGCTCCGTTCTTCTGCATAATTACACAGGTCACTTcaattaaaacaaacttttattaGAGAGATACACTTGGCAACCCTACTTTAGCCTACTCTGGGCATATACATGCAGATCACGTGGTTGATGTGCACGATAAATATTATCAGGGTAGATTGGTCCTATGACAGTGACACATCACACCCTTCCCATTCCTTCACCACATGCCTGTTCTAAAGCAGCTGATCTGCAATGCTGGGAAATCCTGTGCCATGCGCCCTGCAACTGTTCCAGCCAGGCGGGTGGTAATGCACACGACACCGCGACCAACTGCTACTGGGAACTTTGAGGTCAGATACCACACTGCCACACGTGCCTCTCATCAGTATATATGATGAGTATATATGAGAAGAACCACCGACAGTATATATGAGAAGCAAAAATGCATTACCGATGTATTTAAATGGCTTGCCCAGCTTGGTGAGTTGGCTTAAAGTCTGTTCAACTACGTTTGTGGTCCACTGGTTCACTTTGCTGTGCTGATAGGCATTGCCACCGATTGCACTTTCTATAGCCTAGAACACAAAGGACAGAGGTCACTGCTGGCAGAACACAGCCAACACCTTCCAGGTAGTACTGAGTTCATCACCCTAAGAACTGCTAAAATACAATCTACCTGAAACGTAAGCTTATTTATCACCATGAGGACTCTTGTGCAAATACATCCTTTGCTTATCAGTGTTCTATTTCATTAaggtttatattcatttttaaaaatccacacttATATAGAGTCTGtcaaattttaaacacattttgaCTGAATTTAATGTTTACTGTTGCAGTTGGTACTTGGAGATAATCAATACTTTTCCTACTGAGGCTAGAAAATATttccctttgtccttttttttttttttttgagagagagagtgagcgagcatgcaaacaggggagaggggcagaatgagagaaaatcaggctccacactcagcacagagtctgaagcggggctcgatcccacaaccctgggatcatgacctgagccaaaatcaaagagtcggatgctcaaccaactgagccacccaggggcccttgcctgttcctttcttaaaaatatagtaGATATAAGACTTTATATGGGTTGTCTGTACAACTGACAATGCACAAACCTATCCAAATAATCATGTATTCAAAAATACTTCCTTTATCCAGCATCTTCTGGAACTATGTTAGCACAGAAGTACACTTTTCAGATTACAAAAGAAAGACCcctatatattataaaaattattttaagtttatgatGAATTTCTCTATCTGAAATTCCTGGTCTTTTTCTGTGTTGCGTCCCGGTGCGGGCTCATattatgtacgtatgtatgtattcagGAATACATATGGCCGCTTGCCCCTACTCTTGCTGCGTAGTGAGGCTGCAAGTCTGTAGTCAGGCTATTACCATCTGAAGATTTTCTGGGCCTTTTACGTTGGTTGCCAGCGTGCCTGCCTCTAAGCCACTTCCTTCTCTACCCCTTTTCTAACTTGCTGTGCTGGAAACCAGAAACCTGAGTTCTGATGACAGTTGTGACCTAGATAGAATGTAAACATTTGGTGAGGGCCCAGTTCTGTactcagagaagcagaaaaaaacagtCCTGGGCTCAGAGCTGTGCACATTGGAGACGGATTAGGGTCTGTTGTCTGGAACATAAGCTCAGTGATCTTGCTTTTGAGGAACAAAGAGCTACCTAAGTCCCACCCTGGTTTCTACCTGTCTGTCCCGGGACTCTGAGTGGTGACATGAAACACACCACATGTAGCACCTGGCCTTCCTCTACCTCTTGCCCCCACCATTGTCCTAGCTCCTTCTCATCCTGACAtgttctgcccccctccccagctctgggaCTGGGAGATAGGCACTCCTGGTTTAAGGGGACCTGGTTGTTAGAAGATCTGGA contains the following coding sequences:
- the DYNLT1 gene encoding dynein light chain Tctex-type 1 — protein: MEDYQAAEETAFVVDEVSNIVKEAIESAIGGNAYQHSKVNQWTTNVVEQTLSQLTKLGKPFKYIVTCVIMQKNGAGLHTASSCFWDSSTDGSCTVRWENKTMYCIVSAFGLSI